A segment of the Halovivax limisalsi genome:
CCGCCGCGCCACCATCCGGATGGCCCACGCCGACCCGGAGACGATCGCGGCGGCGATCGCGCCCGACAACACCGACGAGATGCGGACGCGCGTCGAGCGCTTCCGGGACGACGGACCGGGCGACGGGGGCGCGGCGGACGAGACCAAAATGACGGACACGGCGGGCGCGACCGAGACGACGGACGCGGCCGACGTATCCGCGACACCGGACGCGGCCGACGCCGTCGTCGTCACGACGATCGAGCGCGACTCGACGAGCGGACTGCACTCGACCGTCGACGATACGCTCGTCAACCTGGCCGTCGCCGATCGGGTGGCCACGCTCGCCCGCGGCGACGAGGGTTCGACGGGGTCCGACGACGCGGCGGAATCCACGCGAGTTGCATCGACCGACGACCGACCGACGACAGACACGACCGATACATCATGAGTGAACGATCAGTTTCACGCGCAAAGCAGGAGAAGCGGTGGTACACCGTGCTCGCGCCGGAGCAGTTCGACCGGCAGGAGCTCGGCGAGACCCCCGCGGACGAACCGGAACAGGTGCTCGACCGAACGATCGAGACGACGCTCGGCGAGCTGACGAACAACGCGAGCGAGAACAACACGAAGCTCACGTTCCGCATCACGGACGTGGGCAGCGATGCCGCCTACACGGAGTTCATCGCTCACTCGCTCACCCGCGACTACCTGCGCTCGCTGGTCCGGCGCGGCGCCTCGAAGGTCGAGGCCTACGTCACGGTCCTGACGACCGACGACTACCGCGTCCAGATCCAGCCCGTCGCCTTTACGACCAAGAACGCCGACGCGAGCCAGGAGCAGGCCATCCGCGAGCAGATGGTCGAGATGGTCGAGGACGCCGCCGCCGATCGCTCCTTCGAGGAGCTCATCGACAGCGTCGTCCAGGGGCGACTCTCCTCGGCCATCTACGGCGAGGCCAAGACCATCTACCCGCTGCGACGCGTCGAGATCCAGAAGGCGACGCTCGAGGCACACCCCGAAGAGGTCGCCGAGGAGCAGGAGACCGCCGTCGACGTCGACGAAGCGGACGTCGAAGCCGACGACTAGGTCGGCCGTCGAAGCCGACGACGTCGACGAAGCGGACGTCGAAGCCGACGACTAGGTCGGCCGTCGAAGCCGACGACGTCGACGAAGCGGACGTCGAAGCCGACGACTAGGTCGGCCGTCGAAGCCGACGACGTCGACGAAGCGGACGTCGAAGCCGACGACTAGGTCGGCCGTCGAAGCCGACGACGTCGACGAAGCGGACGTCGAAACCGACGACGTCGATCGCGAACCGACCGTCGACGCCGACGAACGACCGCCCGGAGTGGGGATTTCCGCGGCGACGCTCAGTGAGCGATCTCGACTGTCGGCTCGAATAGCGACCTTCGCGTGGACGACCGCGGAGCGACCGCTCACTCCGTGACTTCGATCGACCCGACCATTCGGGGGTTCTCGTCGCCGTCGAACTCGTGGGGGATGCAACAGTAGCCGTAGGTCCCGGGAACCTCGAAGGTGTGTGCGAACGTATCGCGCGTACTGAAGCCGCCCTCGCCCGATCTGTTCCAGGCCTCCCTGGCCGCCTGCTCGCTCTCGAAGCCGCCGGTGGCGAAGTAAGCGGCGCCGTCGGGGAGTCCCCCCTCGTACGCGGTGATCGTGTGGACGGACTCGCTCGTGTTCTTCCAGACGACGCGTTCGCCGACGGTCGCCGCGTACGTTTTCGGCGTGAATTTGTTGCGGGTCATGCCGATGTCGTAGGGCTCGCCGCCGAAGAGGTCCGTCGCCACCTCGCCGAACGCGGTGCACCCGGCGAGACTCGTCAGGCTGACCGTCCCCAGCCCGGCGAGATACGCGCGCCGTCGCATAGTCGGGTGGTGGGACAGCGGGCGTTTAACGGCCCCGGTTTCTCCCGTCGGCCGGGAATCGGGCGGTCGAACCCGGCGTCGAATCGGGCGTGGTCGCAGGCGAGCGGTGACCCCCGGGCGCGGACGAGTTGGGTGGTTGCGGGAGCCAGTTCACCGGCGGCCCGGCTCCTCGCATTGATCCACCGTGATACCGGCTCGACCGCCGGACGGAAACACGTAAGGTCGACGGCCCGCCAATCGGGGAGTATGCTTCCACGGTTCGTCGGACGCCTCGGCGCGGCCGACGTCGTGACGGTGGCGAACGCGGCGCTCGGGTTTCTCGCCGTCGTCCTCGCGTTCGCCGACGCTCGCCTGGCCGCGCGAGTCGTCCTCCTCGCGGCGGTCCTCGACGGGCTCGACGGCGTCGTCGCGCGCCACTTCGGCGGGACGCCGGTCGGCCCGCACCTCGACTCGCTGGCCGACGTGGCGTCGTTCGCGGTCGCGCCGGCCGTCATCGCGTTCGTCGTCGTCACCGACGGCCTGGCGATCGACGCGGGCGCCTGGAGCCTCGAACTCGGCGCGGTCACGGCCGTCTGCGGCCTGTTCGTCGCGATGGCGGTGACGCGGCTGGGGCTCTACACCGCTTACGACACCGCCGACGAGTTCACCGAGGGCGTCCAGACGACGCTCGCGGCGACGATTCTCGGCGCGGCGATCCTCGCGAAGGTGACCGACCCGTGGCTCGTGCTCGGGGCGACCGCCGCGTTCTGTTACCTGATGGTCTCGCGCATCCGCTATCCGGAGTTGCTGGCGCGCGACGCCTTGCTGATGGGCGTCGTCCACGTCCTCGCCGTCCTCATCCCAGATTTCTTCGGTCGGACATTCCCCTACGCACTACTCACACTGGGCGTGGCCTACCTCGTCCTCGGTCCGGCGCTGTACTGGCGCGGCGGTGCGTTCGCGTCCGCGGTGTATGGAAACGCTTAGGGGGATTTGCACCCGAGCGAGGCACATGCAACCGCCCAGGAGTCCGCGGTCGGCCCGGCGCCGACGGGTGCGGCCATGACCGACGAGTCGGCGCCCGACGACGGCGAATCGGGCGCCCCCGACGAGCAGACGGGCGACGAATCGGCCGAATCGACGCCCGAGACGGCATCGGGGCCCGACGTGGCCTCGATCGAGGCGTCGCTCGACGCCGTCGAGGCCGAGCACGACGCACTGGCGGCCGACCTCGAGGCGGCCGAGACCGAGGACGATCTCGACGACGTCGAAGCCGCCCTCGCCGACGTCCGCGAGGACCTCGAGGCCATCGAGATCCCCGAACCCCCGGAGGAACCCGACGACGAGGAGGAAGACGCGCCCCCGGATCCGTACGAGGACGTCCGCGAGCGACGAGACGAGCTCGAAGACGACCTCGACGACGTCGCGTCCGGGATCGAAGACCAGCGCGGCCCGTACGCCGAGGACGTCGTCTCCGACCTCGAGAGCGCCAGCGGCGACATCGAGTCGACCCGCTGGACGCGCGAGGGTATCGCCGACCTCTACGCGACGATCGAGACCGCGGTCGCAGAGAGCGAGGCCGCCCTCGACACCCCGCTGCACATCGACGACTCGGTCGCTAGGAACGTCGAACCGGCGGCCGAGGACGAACCCCGGAGCGAGCTCGACGAACGGATCGAGGAGGCCGCCGCCGGCTTCGTCTCGGTGATCGACGACCTGATCGAGGCCGTCGAGGACGCCGACCTCGACCCCGACGACGATGCGGCAACGATCGCGGCGATGCTCGAGGTCACCGACGACCTGCAGTCGGGCGTCGACGACGCGACCGCGTGGGACGATCTCGAGGTTCGCGAACAGCTCGTCCGGGAGGGCTTCTACGAGGGGCTCGGTCACGTCAAGGACTTCCCGCCGGAGTGGCACGCGCTCAAGGTCCACGAACGCCAGGGCAACGTCGACATGATCCTGCTCGCGCTCGAGTCGCTCGACTCCGATTACATGGAGGAACACTGTCTGGAGGCGCTCGAGCGGGTCGGCGACGAGCGCGCCGTCGACGCGATGCTCCAGAAGGCGAACCGTCGCGACGAGGCTGCGATCGCCGTCCTCGGCAAGATCGGCGTCGCCGACGACGAGGTCGTCGACACCTTGCTCGATTACGTCGACTCGGGCAACCTGAGCATGCAGGCGACGACGTTCCGCGCGCTCGGCGAACTCGGCGCGACCGAGGCCGTCCAGCCGATCGCCGACCAGCTCGCCGCCGACGACGAGGCGATCAGAAGCCGGGCCGCCCGCGCGCTCGGCCTGATCGGCGATACGCGCGCGATCGACCCGCTCGCCGATCGCCTCGAGTCCGACGAGAGCGACACCGTCCGGGCCAGCGCCGCGTGGGCGCTCCGACAGATCGGCGTGCCGGCGGCGCTCGAAGCCGCGGCGGCGTACGCGGACGATCGCACGTACCTCGTCCAGACCGAGGCCGAACGAGCGAAACGAGCCATCGGCGACTGAATCGGGTGTCGCCGTCCGGGCCATCTGGACTCCGGCCACCCGTCCGTACCTCTAGCGCTCGTCCGGGTTGTCTCCCCGTCCGACACTTTATAAGGGAGCACCCGGCCACCCCGTGGTGTGACCGGTGCAGCAAGCGACCGACGGCGCGGGGTCGGGGCCGATAGCGCGAGCGCCCTCCTGCTACTCGTGCTGGTCGTCGCGCTCGCTCCGTCGACCGTGGCAGGCCTCGCAGCGCCGGCGTCGGCCGGTGCTACCGCGGTTGTCGACGGCCCCGACCCGGATGCCGGCGTCGCTCCCGCGGTCAAGCCGGATGGCACCACCCCCGACTGCCCGGTCACGATCGACGCTACAGACCGGCCCGATCGGCCCCGCATCATCGCACTCTACCCGAACCCACCGACGGAGGGGAACGAAGGCGAGTACGTCGTCCTCGACGTCCCTCGTGGGGGTCGGGCGACCCCGCTGACGCTCACCGACGGCCACGCAAACGCGACGATTCCGGCGGACCTCCCCGCCGACCGCGTCGCCCTCACGCGATGGCCGAACGAGACGGCGACGCTCACGGATCTGCCGGTCGTACCCGTCGAGGGCTCGCTCCGTCTCGCGGCCGACGGAGACGAACTCACCGTACTCGACGCCGGTGACCCCGTCGAGTCGGTCGTCTACGACCGGGCGCCGGAGGGGGAGCTCTGGCATCGGGGCGGCGAGGCGACCGCCACGACCACCGCCGACGGCTCTCACCGGGTTTATCGGGGAACGTGGTGGCCACAGGATGCGACCTGCCGCGA
Coding sequences within it:
- a CDS encoding HEAT repeat domain-containing protein, coding for MTDESAPDDGESGAPDEQTGDESAESTPETASGPDVASIEASLDAVEAEHDALAADLEAAETEDDLDDVEAALADVREDLEAIEIPEPPEEPDDEEEDAPPDPYEDVRERRDELEDDLDDVASGIEDQRGPYAEDVVSDLESASGDIESTRWTREGIADLYATIETAVAESEAALDTPLHIDDSVARNVEPAAEDEPRSELDERIEEAAAGFVSVIDDLIEAVEDADLDPDDDAATIAAMLEVTDDLQSGVDDATAWDDLEVREQLVREGFYEGLGHVKDFPPEWHALKVHERQGNVDMILLALESLDSDYMEEHCLEALERVGDERAVDAMLQKANRRDEAAIAVLGKIGVADDEVVDTLLDYVDSGNLSMQATTFRALGELGATEAVQPIADQLAADDEAIRSRAARALGLIGDTRAIDPLADRLESDESDTVRASAAWALRQIGVPAALEAAAAYADDRTYLVQTEAERAKRAIGD
- a CDS encoding KEOPS complex subunit Pcc1, with translation MTRRATIRMAHADPETIAAAIAPDNTDEMRTRVERFRDDGPGDGGAADETKMTDTAGATETTDAADVSATPDAADAVVVTTIERDSTSGLHSTVDDTLVNLAVADRVATLARGDEGSTGSDDAAESTRVASTDDRPTTDTTDTS
- a CDS encoding protein sorting system archaetidylserine synthase (This PssA-like phosphatidyltransferase, along with a PssD-like decarboxylase, is required in Haloarchaea for the archaeosortase ArtA to replace the PGF-CTERM sorting signal with a C-terminal lipid anchor.); this translates as MLPRFVGRLGAADVVTVANAALGFLAVVLAFADARLAARVVLLAAVLDGLDGVVARHFGGTPVGPHLDSLADVASFAVAPAVIAFVVVTDGLAIDAGAWSLELGAVTAVCGLFVAMAVTRLGLYTAYDTADEFTEGVQTTLAATILGAAILAKVTDPWLVLGATAAFCYLMVSRIRYPELLARDALLMGVVHVLAVLIPDFFGRTFPYALLTLGVAYLVLGPALYWRGGAFASAVYGNA
- a CDS encoding 30S ribosomal protein S3ae, producing MSERSVSRAKQEKRWYTVLAPEQFDRQELGETPADEPEQVLDRTIETTLGELTNNASENNTKLTFRITDVGSDAAYTEFIAHSLTRDYLRSLVRRGASKVEAYVTVLTTDDYRVQIQPVAFTTKNADASQEQAIREQMVEMVEDAAADRSFEELIDSVVQGRLSSAIYGEAKTIYPLRRVEIQKATLEAHPEEVAEEQETAVDVDEADVEADD
- a CDS encoding cupredoxin domain-containing protein, with amino-acid sequence MRRRAYLAGLGTVSLTSLAGCTAFGEVATDLFGGEPYDIGMTRNKFTPKTYAATVGERVVWKNTSESVHTITAYEGGLPDGAAYFATGGFESEQAAREAWNRSGEGGFSTRDTFAHTFEVPGTYGYCCIPHEFDGDENPRMVGSIEVTE